TGTTCATCACTTCTTTGTTTGGTTTTATTCATCGAATCCACCCCTTTTATAACAGAAGATTAATTTCAAAATTTTCAGAAGTGAAACTGAAAAAGGATTTTGATTTATAATCTAGTCAAAATGATGCAAACCAAAAGAGAGACGATAGGAAGATGATTTACGGCTTTTAACTTTAAGATAAGCTTTCAACGTGAACCAAGACAAATTTCTTTACAAAATACATGAATTCCGGTTTCATTTTCCACTCGGACCACACCTTAATGATACCATATATCTATCATTTCATTTTGCACAAAGCACACGACACAACACAAACATATACATGCAGAAACTTTCAGATCAATGCCTTTTTAGGGCAATGGCTGAGATGACAATGAGAAGGATAAAGAAGACAACCGAGATAGATGCAGCTACAACTGCAGTACTTGCCGTTTGGCAGAAGTCTCCAAACTGCTGACAAATGGGGAGCCAATTGGTGTTTGCGTTACCGTTATGTGCGAGGTAGACAATTGATGCTGCCGCAGCGGCTGCTGCTGTGGTAAGCGTCAAGACCACCTTGAAGTATACATTAACCGAATGAATCAAATGAAATAATTAAGTAAACTCGAAGAATATAACTGTATATATACAAAAGGGGGAATTACGGTGTCGGAGATGAGCAGGATGAGCCGGGGCGCAACTGCTAGTGGTCGGACAATAGTGACGATGGAAAAGGGAAGTGAAAGGACGAGATAGCTGGCCACTATGGCTATGGCTATCACAAAGAACCTTTAAAAAGATTTATGGTTAAATATTTCATTAAGTCACTAATACAAGTTTAAAATAGATAACCACACATTTATAACAGGGAACAAAATATCCAATATATTGATTTTAAAAAAGTTTATCCCAAAATAACATTTAATGATAAAAAAAATTCAAAAGTAACATTCATTTGATAAGAAA
The DNA window shown above is from Brassica oleracea var. oleracea cultivar TO1000 chromosome C3, BOL, whole genome shotgun sequence and carries:
- the LOC106333694 gene encoding casparian strip membrane protein 1-like, with translation MAKESTTIDIGETSTVTKSTSHALVDEKKKGFVTAAPGGGYKRGLTIFDFLLRLAAIGITIGASSVMFTAEETLPFFTQFLQFQAGYDDFPTFQFFVIAIAIVASYLVLSLPFSIVTIVRPLAVAPRLILLISDTVVLTLTTAAAAAAASIVYLAHNGNANTNWLPICQQFGDFCQTASTAVVAASISVVFFILLIVISAIALKRH